Proteins encoded together in one Paenibacillus segetis window:
- a CDS encoding SDR family oxidoreductase, producing the protein MNNTNKKPLQGKIAVVAGSTRGAGRGIAVMLGAAGATVYCTGRSVRGHRSDLDRPETIEETAEMVTAHGGVGIPVRTDHTVEKEVKALFDRVNEEQEGVLDILVNDIWGGESLTHWNTPFWEQPLQDALLMQERAVKTHLITSYYGAPMMVERKQGLIIEITDGETYNYRGNLYYSLAKISPIHLAAAMAEELRPHHVTALAVTPGFLRSEQMLEHFGVEEHNWRDAVQQEPHYIESETPYFVGQGIAALAADPNVFAKTGQVLTSWGLSDQYGFSDIDGRRPHWGNYAKKQGLSIN; encoded by the coding sequence ATGAATAATACGAACAAGAAACCTTTACAAGGTAAAATTGCTGTAGTAGCGGGCTCCACGCGAGGAGCGGGGCGGGGGATTGCAGTCATGCTGGGGGCTGCAGGTGCAACAGTATATTGTACTGGACGAAGCGTACGTGGACATCGTTCTGATTTGGATCGCCCGGAGACGATTGAAGAGACAGCAGAAATGGTAACTGCACATGGCGGAGTGGGTATCCCGGTTCGTACAGACCATACGGTTGAGAAAGAAGTTAAAGCTCTCTTTGATAGGGTGAACGAAGAGCAAGAGGGTGTACTCGATATCCTGGTTAACGATATTTGGGGCGGGGAATCTCTAACCCATTGGAATACACCATTTTGGGAACAACCCTTACAAGATGCATTACTTATGCAGGAACGTGCCGTTAAGACACATTTAATTACGAGTTATTATGGTGCCCCTATGATGGTCGAACGAAAACAAGGACTGATCATTGAAATAACCGACGGAGAGACCTACAACTATCGGGGTAATTTATATTATAGCTTGGCTAAAATTTCTCCTATTCATCTTGCTGCAGCTATGGCGGAGGAATTGCGTCCACATCATGTTACAGCTCTTGCCGTAACACCGGGTTTTCTGAGGTCAGAGCAGATGCTTGAGCATTTCGGCGTGGAGGAACACAATTGGCGAGATGCTGTACAACAGGAACCACATTATATTGAATCAGAAACACCATATTTTGTCGGGCAAGGCATTGCTGCATTAGCTGCTGACCCCAATGTATTTGCGAAAACAGGGCAAGTGCTGACGAGTTGGGGGCTGTCCG
- a CDS encoding helix-turn-helix transcriptional regulator: protein MRADRLLTILLLLQNGGKMTSRSLAEQLEVSNRTIIRDMEALCAAGLPIYAERGANGGWVLDEKYRTNLTGMTPEEIVSLLISSHDSLLRDLGIKRHFDAAYQKLLTSSPVTIQQDAEIIRQRIHVDGLSWHPSDESFPYLSVIQEAVWSDRQLFIRYQKEHEQVERVVHPLGLVAKRKVWYLVADTNQELRTYRISRLLDAQLLMDTFQRPASFNLAQYWEQSTEQFKARLPRYPALVRLTEQQLSRIQRDRYVKILHFEFEEDGWRKAQVEFHTLESACQLVLSCGQEMVVLEPSELRDKVILEAKAICAIYQSNL from the coding sequence TTGCGAGCTGATCGATTGCTAACCATATTACTACTACTACAAAATGGTGGTAAAATGACCTCCCGTAGTCTAGCAGAGCAATTGGAAGTATCGAATCGAACCATCATTCGTGACATGGAAGCTCTGTGCGCTGCAGGACTACCTATATATGCCGAACGTGGCGCAAATGGTGGATGGGTCTTGGATGAGAAATATCGAACCAATTTGACGGGTATGACTCCAGAAGAGATTGTATCTCTGCTCATCTCCAGCCATGATAGTCTGTTAAGGGATTTGGGCATCAAGCGACATTTTGACGCTGCCTACCAGAAGTTGTTGACCTCCTCGCCTGTAACAATCCAGCAGGACGCCGAAATCATTAGACAACGGATTCATGTTGACGGCTTGAGTTGGCATCCGTCAGATGAATCCTTCCCTTATTTATCTGTGATACAGGAGGCTGTTTGGAGTGATCGGCAACTATTCATTCGTTATCAAAAAGAACATGAACAGGTTGAGCGAGTAGTGCATCCACTCGGCCTTGTTGCTAAACGCAAAGTATGGTATCTAGTTGCGGATACAAATCAAGAATTGCGAACTTATCGGATCTCACGACTATTGGATGCCCAGTTACTCATGGATACTTTTCAAAGACCCGCGAGCTTCAACTTAGCACAGTATTGGGAACAGTCTACTGAACAATTCAAAGCAAGGCTTCCGCGTTATCCAGCGTTAGTTAGATTAACCGAGCAGCAGTTATCTAGGATCCAAAGGGATAGATATGTCAAGATTCTTCATTTCGAGTTCGAGGAAGACGGATGGAGAAAGGCTCAAGTGGAATTCCACACGCTGGAATCGGCATGTCAATTGGTTCTAAGCTGCGGTCAGGAGATGGTGGTGTTAGAGCCGTCAGAACTTCGTGACAAAGTAATTTTGGAAGCCAAAGCTATCTGTGCGATCTATCAAAGTAATCTGTAA
- a CDS encoding TVP38/TMEM64 family protein: MEGIVDLMDYFTEPNLELLLDKYRSLGPLPGIFLTFMKSFIPPLPTILIVGANAAIYGMWMGFLYSWIGLVAGCLVTFLIIRKVASSAFLQRWERKPKVQRAMVWARRNGFSFVFLLSMLPVGPFVVINMAAGLSRMSIRSFIIAVALGKGIMVFCVSYIGTHISDFASQPLKLLGVVGFIAFSLWLNRKLQAYYTSTRKDTLLEQQQQAQAFTEQI; encoded by the coding sequence ATGGAAGGTATCGTGGATTTAATGGATTATTTTACCGAGCCAAACCTAGAACTTTTGCTGGATAAATACCGGTCCTTGGGGCCTCTTCCCGGGATCTTCCTTACGTTTATGAAATCTTTTATTCCCCCATTGCCCACAATTTTGATTGTTGGTGCGAATGCAGCCATTTATGGTATGTGGATGGGATTTTTATATTCATGGATTGGATTAGTAGCAGGTTGTCTTGTAACATTCTTAATCATACGTAAAGTAGCTTCGTCTGCTTTTTTACAACGGTGGGAGAGAAAACCTAAGGTGCAGCGAGCCATGGTATGGGCTCGTCGGAATGGATTTAGTTTTGTATTCTTATTGAGCATGTTACCAGTTGGTCCATTCGTAGTGATTAACATGGCAGCGGGGCTATCCCGTATGTCCATTCGTTCCTTTATAATCGCGGTAGCTCTGGGTAAAGGGATCATGGTGTTCTGTGTATCCTATATTGGAACTCATATTTCAGATTTTGCTTCCCAGCCATTAAAGCTCCTTGGAGTTGTAGGATTTATTGCTTTTTCCTTATGGTTGAACAGAAAGCTACAAGCCTACTATACATCGACGCGAAAAGACACATTGCTTGAACAACAGCAGCAAGCACAAGCATTTACAGAACAAATATAA
- a CDS encoding alpha-glycosidase, translated as MIREALYHRPKNNYAYAYDADTLHIRLRSKKGDLESVKLIYGDPYRWAEDAMLSDKIPMEISGSDELFDYWFIAMRPENKRFVYVFEVSDGTECLVYGEKGFTLDEKENRFFRFPYLNAIDVFDAPAWVKDTVWYQIFPERFANGNPESKSNVTDAWGDGPKPHSFFGGDLEGIIQHIDYLVELGINGIYLNPIFESPTNHKYDTTDYMEIDPQFGDKQTFKKLVDVCHERGIRVMLDGVFNHAGYQFEPFQNVLKNGAKSPYADWFHIYEHAVEEGELPSYETFAFVPEMPKLNTSNPEVKQYLLGVAKYWIEQFNIDGWRMDVGNEIDHEFWREFRKTVRSVNDQTYIIAEIWNDAMPWLQGDQMDSVMNYPFTEATNDFIAKNKIGAREYGDQIVKHLHLYPENVNEVMFNLLGSHDTARILTLCGEDTEKLKLTFLLLMTYPGSPCVFYGDEIGLTGDGDDFAYYRKCMVWEKDQQDTDLLAFVQRLIQLRKTLGPLTGNAQYSIVEADNDSNHLVFSRTYENEKVIVALNNGAEDKKIILPVQAVGKNITNAWTHEPLQLDSDGLSFTLQPKQFLIIHTDI; from the coding sequence ATGATCAGAGAAGCCTTATACCATCGTCCCAAGAACAATTATGCTTATGCCTACGATGCAGATACCCTGCATATTCGGCTCCGTAGTAAGAAAGGTGACCTTGAGAGTGTAAAATTGATTTATGGAGATCCTTATCGCTGGGCAGAGGATGCGATGTTGTCGGATAAAATACCGATGGAGATTTCAGGTTCTGACGAGCTGTTTGATTATTGGTTCATCGCTATGAGACCTGAGAATAAACGGTTTGTCTATGTATTTGAAGTATCTGACGGAACGGAGTGCCTCGTATACGGTGAGAAAGGATTCACATTAGATGAGAAAGAGAACCGTTTCTTCCGGTTCCCTTATCTGAATGCCATCGATGTATTTGATGCACCGGCGTGGGTTAAAGACACGGTATGGTATCAAATCTTTCCGGAACGCTTCGCTAATGGTAATCCTGAGAGTAAAAGTAATGTTACCGACGCTTGGGGGGATGGACCTAAGCCACATAGCTTTTTCGGAGGCGATCTGGAAGGGATCATCCAGCATATTGATTATCTCGTAGAGCTAGGGATAAATGGTATTTATTTAAATCCTATCTTTGAATCTCCGACCAATCACAAATACGATACGACAGACTACATGGAGATCGATCCGCAGTTTGGAGATAAACAGACCTTCAAGAAATTAGTTGATGTCTGTCACGAGCGCGGGATCCGTGTCATGCTGGATGGGGTATTTAATCATGCTGGGTATCAATTCGAGCCGTTTCAGAACGTACTGAAAAATGGAGCTAAATCCCCATATGCAGATTGGTTCCATATCTATGAGCATGCAGTAGAGGAGGGCGAACTTCCCTCCTACGAAACGTTCGCTTTTGTTCCGGAAATGCCCAAATTAAATACGAGCAACCCTGAAGTGAAACAATATTTGCTTGGTGTAGCAAAATATTGGATTGAACAATTTAATATCGACGGCTGGCGTATGGATGTTGGTAATGAAATTGACCATGAATTTTGGCGGGAGTTCCGGAAGACTGTAAGATCGGTTAATGATCAAACTTATATCATAGCTGAAATATGGAATGATGCGATGCCTTGGCTGCAAGGTGATCAAATGGACTCTGTTATGAACTATCCGTTCACGGAAGCTACGAATGACTTTATCGCTAAGAATAAAATAGGGGCACGTGAGTATGGGGATCAAATCGTGAAGCATCTCCATCTGTATCCCGAAAATGTAAACGAAGTGATGTTTAATTTACTCGGTAGTCATGATACTGCTAGAATTTTGACATTGTGCGGAGAAGATACGGAAAAGCTAAAGTTAACTTTCTTACTTCTGATGACCTATCCGGGATCGCCTTGTGTTTTCTACGGAGATGAGATTGGCTTAACGGGAGATGGGGATGACTTTGCCTACTATCGTAAATGCATGGTGTGGGAGAAGGATCAACAGGACACTGATTTATTAGCTTTTGTTCAACGCCTGATCCAGCTTAGAAAGACACTGGGACCGCTTACTGGGAATGCACAGTATTCCATTGTGGAGGCCGACAATGATTCAAATCACCTCGTCTTTAGTAGAACTTATGAGAATGAGAAAGTCATCGTTGCGCTGAATAACGGGGCAGAAGACAAGAAAATTATTCTACCAGTGCAAGCTGTAGGTAAGAACATTACGAATGCTTGGACCCATGAACCACTACAACTTGACTCGGACGGCTTAAGCTTTACACTGCAACCGAAGCAATTTTTGATTATTCATACGGACATATAA
- a CDS encoding DJ-1/PfpI/YhbO family deglycase/protease, giving the protein MVQAKKVAFLLADGFEDSEMKNPYDEMVKNGHEAVIIGLKDKEELKGKKGTISYTSHLAIADANADDYDAVIIPGGSSPAHLMNNKDIQNFVQQANKANKTIAAICHGPQILSAAGLLEGRTLTSYPGLAYEIKEAGGFFVDQEVVVDRNLVTSRRPEDEPAFISETIKKLGVNAW; this is encoded by the coding sequence ATGGTACAAGCGAAAAAGGTTGCTTTCTTATTGGCAGATGGCTTTGAGGATTCTGAAATGAAAAACCCATACGATGAAATGGTGAAGAACGGGCATGAAGCCGTTATTATTGGATTAAAAGATAAGGAAGAATTGAAGGGTAAAAAAGGAACGATTAGCTATACGTCACATTTGGCTATAGCAGATGCAAATGCGGATGATTATGACGCTGTTATTATTCCCGGTGGCAGTTCGCCCGCTCACTTAATGAACAACAAGGATATACAAAATTTTGTACAACAGGCGAACAAAGCAAACAAAACCATCGCAGCCATCTGCCACGGGCCGCAAATATTGAGTGCTGCAGGCTTGCTTGAAGGTCGGACATTAACTTCCTATCCCGGACTAGCCTATGAGATTAAGGAAGCTGGCGGGTTTTTCGTAGATCAAGAAGTCGTCGTTGATCGTAATCTAGTAACATCACGCAGACCAGAAGATGAGCCAGCCTTTATTAGCGAAACGATTAAGAAGCTTGGTGTGAATGCTTGGTAA
- a CDS encoding alpha-L-fucosidase gives MNNELNKQQSDYLMTIPSPEQLTLAWQDLELGMFCHFGMNTFCDQEWGEGNDSPSLFNPVELDAHQWVRTAKEAGFRYFVLTAKHQDGFCLWPTSTTDYSISSSPWRDGKGDVVRDCADACREEGIGFGIYLSPWDRHEPCYSDPQAYDNFYANQLEELLTGYGPLVEIWFDGVGSEGREYDWKRIMNLVKQYQPDAMVFNMGTPTICWVGNEGLAPYPCWNAAESDRESMFSEASLKWLTGTPRWVPAECDVPIRKDRWFWHPDEEHLLLPLEQLMDIYYRSVGHGATLLLNLAPDNRGLIPEADVSRVIAFGDEIHRRFDHSLAEITGEGEVIEIELPESLVIDHIITMEDIAFGERVRDYIIEVYSDGQWMEIIHGSAIGHKKIDRFTPISADKVRLTVLEAFERPMIRRFALFYCK, from the coding sequence ATGAATAATGAATTGAATAAGCAGCAATCGGATTATCTTATGACCATACCAAGCCCAGAGCAATTGACATTAGCATGGCAGGATCTTGAGCTGGGAATGTTCTGTCACTTTGGAATGAACACGTTCTGTGATCAGGAGTGGGGCGAGGGAAATGATTCGCCGTCCTTATTTAATCCGGTTGAGCTTGATGCTCATCAGTGGGTACGTACCGCCAAGGAAGCAGGATTTCGCTACTTCGTGCTCACAGCCAAGCATCAAGACGGCTTCTGTCTTTGGCCGACCTCAACGACCGATTATTCGATAAGCTCTAGTCCTTGGAGGGATGGGAAAGGAGATGTTGTACGGGATTGTGCGGATGCTTGCCGCGAAGAGGGAATTGGATTTGGTATATATTTATCCCCTTGGGATCGACATGAACCATGTTACTCTGATCCGCAGGCGTATGATAATTTCTATGCTAATCAATTAGAGGAGCTGCTAACGGGTTATGGCCCACTCGTTGAGATCTGGTTTGATGGGGTAGGCTCAGAAGGTAGAGAATATGATTGGAAACGAATTATGAACTTGGTCAAGCAGTATCAGCCGGATGCTATGGTTTTTAATATGGGAACACCAACCATATGCTGGGTAGGGAATGAGGGGCTTGCCCCTTACCCTTGCTGGAATGCAGCTGAATCCGACCGCGAGAGTATGTTTAGTGAAGCATCTTTGAAATGGCTAACGGGGACACCCCGCTGGGTACCAGCCGAATGCGATGTACCCATTCGCAAGGATCGATGGTTCTGGCATCCAGATGAGGAACATTTACTGCTCCCATTGGAGCAATTAATGGATATCTATTACAGGTCCGTTGGCCATGGGGCAACGTTACTATTGAATTTAGCGCCGGACAACCGGGGACTTATACCTGAGGCGGATGTGAGTCGCGTTATTGCTTTTGGGGATGAGATACATCGCCGATTCGATCATTCACTTGCAGAAATAACGGGTGAGGGTGAAGTGATTGAAATTGAGTTGCCAGAGAGTCTCGTTATCGACCATATTATCACTATGGAAGACATTGCTTTTGGAGAGCGGGTACGGGACTATATCATTGAGGTTTACTCCGATGGCCAATGGATGGAGATTATCCATGGGAGTGCAATCGGGCACAAAAAGATCGACAGGTTTACGCCGATCTCTGCCGACAAGGTACGATTAACGGTGCTCGAAGCATTTGAGCGTCCAATGATAAGACGATTCGCCTTGTTTTATTGTAAATAA